TATGCATGTGATAGCTCTTATAGATTTTACAAAAGGTAAACTTTCTCCTTTTGACATTTTTCCATTTTTAATTTATCAAGGTTTTTTGGTTTTATTGATTGTTTTATCTATAATTGGACTTGATATAAAATTAGTATTTAAATTTTTTTCAAAAATAGTTGTAAAAATTAAAAGCTTTAAATTATAAAAGTTTTTAAATTTTTTTTGAATTTAAATATTCAAGAAGATAGATTTAAGTATATTTTAAGGATTTCTTCTTTTATTTTTTTGGGTATTTTTTTAAAAATTTCAAATTTAGAAAAATCTTTTGGTAAAAATTTTTCTTCTAAATATAAGTTCATTTCGGGATTATTTTTTGCCTCTTCTTCTATTCTTTTTATTACGTTTTTGTTTGGAGAATTATATCTAGTTTCTTTGAAATTTTTATAAGATGGTTCATTTTCGTATAAAAAGTTTATGAATTTGTAAGCCAAGTTTTTATTTGGAGCATCAATAGGAATTACAAATGCATCTATCCATAGATTGGTGTTTTCCGGTGCATAAAAATCTAAGTTTTTGTCTTTTAGCATAGCGTTTTGTGCTTCTCCGCTCCATGTGAGTTGAATAGATGCTTCTCCATTTAGCATTAATGATTTTGCAGGCACATCTGAGAAATATCCGATTAATAGTGAATTTTGGATTTTTAAAAGTTTTCCAGCTTCTTTAATTTTATCTGTATCATGTTCATTTATTGAGTATCCAAGTTTTTTTAAAGCAACTCCAATATTGTCTTTAGGAGAATCTAGCATTGTAATCTCTTTTTTATATTTTTTATTAAATAAAATGTCAAAACCTTGCATGTCATTTAAATCTATTTTAGTTTTATTGTAAAGTATTCCCATTAATCCCCAGTAGGCTGGCACTGAATAAAGGTTGCCAGGATCATGTTCCAAGTTTGTAAGATTTTGAGCAATATTTTTTGTTACATTTGGCAATTTTGAGTAATCTAATTTTTCAATTTTGCCTTCATCGATTAATTCTTGGATTAAATATTCTGATGGGACTATTATATCGTAGTAATTTTTTGTGTTGTTAAATTTAGCCATCATTTCTTCATTATTGTGAAAGATTTCATAATTAATTTTTATGTCGTTTTCCTTTTCAAATTGATCTAATAAAGTTTCGTCAATATATTCTGCCCAATTAAATACGTTTAAAGTTATTGTGTCTTTGTTGGTGCAAGTAAAAGTTGTAAGAATTGCTATTAATATAAAAATTTTTTTCATAAGTGCTCCTTTTTTCATTTTAAAGCT
This genomic interval from Borreliella andersonii contains the following:
- a CDS encoding ABC transporter substrate-binding protein, producing the protein MKKIFILIAILTTFTCTNKDTITLNVFNWAEYIDETLLDQFEKENDIKINYEIFHNNEEMMAKFNNTKNYYDIIVPSEYLIQELIDEGKIEKLDYSKLPNVTKNIAQNLTNLEHDPGNLYSVPAYWGLMGILYNKTKIDLNDMQGFDILFNKKYKKEITMLDSPKDNIGVALKKLGYSINEHDTDKIKEAGKLLKIQNSLLIGYFSDVPAKSLMLNGEASIQLTWSGEAQNAMLKDKNLDFYAPENTNLWIDAFVIPIDAPNKNLAYKFINFLYENEPSYKNFKETRYNSPNKNVIKRIEEEAKNNPEMNLYLEEKFLPKDFSKFEIFKKIPKKIKEEILKIYLNLSS